Part of the Alosa alosa isolate M-15738 ecotype Scorff River chromosome 18, AALO_Geno_1.1, whole genome shotgun sequence genome is shown below.
AGTCTGTCATCTCATTCTGAGCTACTGCACACTGTGAGACAAATATGTCTGTCAACTGCTGGAGAGAATATGTTATAGATAGTTTAGCATTGTAATACCTATTTAAATATGCAGTATTTAAAATGTGGTTATTTTTGTACAGTTTTACTTCTTCCTGCTCAGATTTTTTGGCCTGTTCTGTCTTCCTTAAATGGCCATCCATTTAAAGCGTCTTCTGCAAAAATGTGATAAACCACATAAATGTGATAAACCACCTCATGCTCACATTACACTTAATCACATTCTCTCGTTCTGCCCCATTTACTATCTGGCAATCTGTTagaactcccccccccccctcccctcacctTCGTAAAAAAAAGGTACACCTCTATGAAATCTTTACATTATGGACATGTAAATGTGTTGTAGTACTGTGTTGTAATACTGGATGTTCCGGTGATGGTTGCATCTTTTTTTCCTACTGTGTTGTGTAACAGCAGATGATCTTGTTGCAATGTGTTTGTTAAGTGTCCCAGCCCTGTTATCTGCAGTTCCTTGCGAGAGTCCCGGGGCGCTAAGCTGCGCTCAGTTTCGAGGCTGGGAATTGAACTCCTGGCAGATGTTCTGTATGATCTTGGGCACAAACTTGTACAGGTTGTCAAACTCATCCACGAAGTAGGAGTGCTCCTTGTCTGGATCTGTGGCAATGTACTCCAATTCATCCTGAGCAGCCCAGGCAATACCAATGGAGTAAGCGATTACTCCtggaaacaaacacagaaaaaacaaacaatggtTTGTACAGGACTCCAAAAATACAATTTGCTGTTTGATTTTGGTGTATATGTAATAAGGAAAAGTACAGAGACGGACAAAATGTCAAAATGTTTAGTCGAATGCATTCTGAAAATAAGACCGGATTAACCTCAGAAAGACCTTAAATGGAAAATTACACTAAAGTAAACAGCCAAATGAGGAAAGCCACAAGCAAAAACACATCTACGTTGTTTTGAGTTGTGAGTCACAAAAGAAGGATCACTTTGTTGATCTGTTCATCTCACCCATCTTTCCCGCTTTATTTGTTGGCAAATCCAAGAGAGATGTTGTGATTGAAACATTGTACTGAAGGGCGTTTTTCTCATAGGCCAACTCACCTCTGACATTTGTTTGACCACAGCAATGATCAAAGCTGTGCCCTCAATGAAAATACGATCATCCTTCATACTGTGCACACCTCCTCATATAACACTCTTCCCCCACTTGTTTCCTCTTCATGGTGCTATTTTCCCTCATGTGTTTTTGTTCCCTCAGTCCCCCTGTGCTCCAGTTCAAAGACTGGACTAAGAGGGCAGTGAAACTCCATTGTTTATCTCCTCTCTGAATCAAAGCCCCTCACTCCTCTGTCACCTCTTCTAACACTGGACGTTTGACCACAGCAATGCAACCTATCACAGCTTTGCAACTACCACATGTACAATCTGCATACTTCCTCACTGCACCTCTTTCGAACTTTGACCATTTCTGTTTGCCCCCCCCACCCATCATCCTTCCCTCGTCTCTAATGTCTCACCTTTGCGGTGAACGGCGAGCGCTGGTGCCCTGACATCGTCGTAGGAACGGCCGTCGGTGATGACGATCATGATCTTGCGCTTGTTGGGTTTGGACTTGCTGAAGAGCTGCTCGGCGGCGAAGGTGATGGCCGCCCCGGTGCTGGTGCCGCCGCTCCAGTAGTTGATGCGCTTGATGGCGTTGAGCAGCTCGGCCTTGTTGTTGTGCTGGCCGAAGGCGAACTCCAGCCGCTGCTCATAGGTGTACTGGACGGCGCCCACGCGCGTGTCCGTGTCGGAGATCTCAAACTCGCGTGTCACGTTGGCCACGAACTGCAGGACGGTGCGGAAGTTGCCCGTCCCCACGCTGCTAGAGCCGTCGATGACGAAGGCAATGTCGTTGGCGTTCAGGCATGTCTTGCTGCACATCAGGCGGTCGGTGTCACATACACGCTTGACCAGTGGCTGCACAGTCTTACGCAGACCAAACCAGCTGGACACTGGCAGGGAGTAGAAGCCATTGGTCCGGCAGACGGCCTGGATGTAGAACAGACAGTCACTGGGAGTGAATCTAGAGGGCCAAAAGCTGACCTGCAGCAATCTAAAAAATCTACCCTACAACAGTGTGCTCCAGAGATAGGGGATCAAATCAAACTGACCTCTCTACTTTTAAAGCCGTTTTCAGAAAAGAGAAACTCAGGTTGGATTATACCTGAACCTGAACCTGAATGGTTATTCAGGCAGTTTATGGTCTTCTGGccaatgacacacaaacacactgcataCCATACCTTTGTCACATGGTAGCtttgaatacagtattttaatcTCACCAGACCTACGAGATGTTAGGGATGTTATGCTTATGCAATGCTACGAGTTTTCATACAGTCTTGTTGTTGCCTGTACCTTATCCACAAAATTGGGCTCCACCAcgttttgtttttcattctcATCTGGACCCTCAATGGTGACAAAGAAGATGTTGATTCCAGATTCTCTGGCTAGCCTGGAGGCCTCCTCCACCTTGTCAGTAGGCCAGCCATCTACCAGCACCACAGCCACGTTGGGCGCTCCTCCACGGTTGCCATTGGCATCGCTGAAGTAATGCTTGTTGATGTAGGAAAGGGCCTTCCCTGTTGGAACACAAGGGGGCAGCAAAAGGACACAGTCCTGATCAGATTATAGTTGTTGACAGATGTGTGTTTATAATGCACCAGTGGTTTGTGtatcctactctctctcccataAATGCCTCTCTTACAAATTGTTGACATTCATTAGGAAATATAAAAAGGTGCCACAATCTCTTCTAGAAGATCTTCATCAGTAGATGGTTTTCATGCAACAATTTCATGTGAAATTAAACTTTTCAATATTGACAGATTTCAAAGTCATTCTGGAAATAAAGTCAACAATCTTGATCTGGACCATTTAATTGTATGGGAAATATCAGCTTCTGAAGTACTGCAGTCTTTCTGAACAAATGCAAAATGATTTACACCAGTGTCTGCCAGGCTTATTCCATAAAAAATAGGCCCTATTTGATTTGAAATTACAAGCTCTCAACCCTTATTTATTCGCCTCATCGTAGCGTGTTCCTGGTAAGAAGCTGCATCTGGTGTGTGGTGTCTGAGAGAGCTGCCCCAGAGATGGCAAAGTGCCACTAGGGCATAAACTGACCCCCATGATGGATGAAACTCAAACAACACTCGGTTAGCTTACTGGGGGAGGAAAACAAAAATCACCCCTCGGGCTACCAAACATGTAATTTACCAAACAGTTCCTGCATCAAATTTAGATTTAATTCCTAGCTCACATGTGCATGGCCGGTAAAGAGGGCCATCTCCACGATGCGATAATTGCACCCTTTCAATTTCACTTCACACTACAGTGGGTCATGCTGCTGAGACTCTGTAGCCCAGGCAGATGGCATGTGTCTCACATTATCAACATATCACATCGGCTCCTATCAGCAgggtgtctccctctctctctctctctctctcttcctctctctctgtctgtctctctttgctctctctttctctcattctgtctgccagcatctccctctctctctttcaaagtGCTCCCTCTAGTCTCTCTCTTGGTgcgtctgtctttctgtctctcactctctcttcctcttcacccctttctctctctctttctctctctctttctctctctcagtaactCACCCACATTGGACAGGCCTCCCTTCTGTGTGATTTTGTCCACGGCCGGCTTGAGCTCCCGCGAGCTAGAGTAAGCCTTCAAGTTGAATTCCGTCACAGGGTCATCTCTGTCAGAGAAGCAGAGAGCAGAGCAACAacaggaagaggatgaggtAAGTCACCCTGTCTATCTCAGCCCTGTAGGAAAGCTATCAGACTAACATCAACCCCTACCCACCcattcccaccaccaccaccctcaacACCCCCTCAACCTCAACTTTGATCTTTTTATGGTCTCCAGGGCTGCCGTCGGGCTGTCTGCCAGGCTCGCCTCCCTGGGGGAAGGATGGGAGGGGGAGCGGAGTTGAGCCCAGGCGCCTCCGGACTGGGCCTCTCAGATGATGACGAAGACGTGAATCTGTGGATCTGGGAACCTTCCTGCTGCCCTGACTGGAGATCCCTCAGGAAGGAAGGGAGCAGGCCCAGCTCTAGCccacatctggccctgatctcTGGGTGGCTCAACAAGGTGGGGACGaggtctgtctgtttgtgtccaGTACCTTGTAGGGTGTGCTGGTATGTGTCTACATGAAATAGCTTATCAGCCCTCCCTGAGAAACAATAGCGTGCTAAGTAAATGGTTGTGATGAAAAGGAATTTTAACAAAGCCGTTTCCAAAGCACCACATCAAtagactttttaaaaaaagcaaGTTTACATCTATTGATTATTCCTACACCACCTCTATCCAAAGTAAAGTAAACTGGGGACATACATTTATGTAGGAAACATCTCCCATGGAATCTGACCCTCTGAGATTGTccatatgtataagtataagtatatatgctGTGATCAACTCCAGCAGCTGGTATGAACCTTACTGACTAGGCCTGGTTGTAAAATCAAACCCCAGAGAGCTGCCTTCATGTGTAAAGGGCTGACTAGTGAGACATACCCATACTGGATGATTCCCATCATGGGACCGACAACTCCCACATCCAGCGCCTGAGAAACCTCAGCCAGGAAGTCCTTCTGGATCTTAAAACGCCTCTTCCCAATGCTCCAGCTGCCATCCATAAGGAAGGCAATGTCCACTTTACAGTCTACGGATGAGACACAAACAAATCAGTCACATGTGTAGCACTTAAACATAGACTTTCTAAACCCACAAGATTGTATTGGCAACAACCCTATTGTCTGTGGTTGTCTGAGCTACAGTGTCACATAATGCACAGCCTGGCCCCTATTAATGTGAACCTGATGGAGGTTCAACCATTCCTGTAACACACCCAGAGACATGACCCAAAAACAAGCTTTTTTTCCAGACACAAAGTGATAGAAGTCAAAGGCCATTTCCATTGAGACGGAGAAGAAATCGAGGTGCTCCATTAACTGCGGTTCAAAACAATCCCAACGTACTTGGATCTCCCTGGGAGACGACGGGCTCAGGGGCCCTGGGTATGGAGTCCTGCTCGCGCACGTTGAAGCCTGCAAGGGGTGAACAGGGCAGTATTAGATACCAGAGAAACTGCTGaccactctgtctctcaccacATTCTACCCACTGCTTATGCCCTCTGTGGAGACAGTCTCATTGTACATGGCTAATTTCTTTTTAGACTTTGAGCAAGTGGGTGGTACCAAAAGCTTTAGAGTAATATAGAATGACCCCTTAAGACTGAAAAGCAGAGAATAGAAGAGAAACAAAATGGCGGCGGAAAGCTACAGTTTCACCATTGGCTTGAGGCACCTCTGGTGTCCCAGCATACTGACAAATTGCTGGAACAGGAGAGGTGTCCGGTGGCGCAGGGGGTCGGAGATTGGGGAGTGAGGGGGAGTCAGTTGAGCAGCGACAGTGCAAGCCACCTCACCTGGGTCGAAAGGGTTTACTTCGGGTTTCCAGGCATCCAGCGGCTCCACTGTGTTGACAATAGCATACAAGCTTGAGTTACCAAAGTCCTGGATCACTACATCAAATCCCTAAGCAGCTTGCATAGCAGCACCCATTGCGTACCggtatgtgtatttgtctgttggtgtgcatgtgcctctgtgtatgtgtgtctgtctgtgtctgtgtgtgacaatgtatgtgtttgtgtgtatgtgtgtatgactgtgtgcatAGCAAGGAAACACTTCAAGATTAAAACCTTTTGTTGAAACATTAGCATTATGCATCTGTATGCAAGCTGCATGATCGCCAGGGCATTTAAAGGACCACTATAAAGCATTTGCTATTAGGCCTTACGCAAGCTTGCAAAAGCCTTAATGCTGTAAAAATGACATTACCCACGATTGGGAACATGATTCTCTAGCCTTACACTGGCCTTGGGTCCGTCTGGGCCTCAAGTACAACAGGGTGGCACATGTCAGCGAAACCTACCTCTGGTGTGTGTCATCTCAGGGAGCAATTTACGAGCAGTGTCTGTCTCAGGGCCTCGAGGCGCTGAAAAAACAGAGAAAGGACAAGTCAAGGAGTGAGACGGCGTCATCTGTAATCTTTCCATGAGGGAATTACAGAGCAACGAGAAGTCAAATAACGAGGCAAACTCCACCACAGCCGTTGCACTCTGTTTGGCTCTTCCATCGCTGTAACTCTGGACTTGCAACgctggtgttttttttatttatttatatgggCGTCCTCAAAACAGCCTCACCCGTTGATCCACAAAACCCAAATCATTTCATTTAAATGCCATGACAATGTTGCATGCCGAGCAAAGCAAAATGGCCTGTAATTTTCTTAAGACTACAACTGACTGACAGGATGCCATTTGGTGTCTTGTCATTGGTGTGTCATGTGTGGGTTTTCTGGGCTTCCTTGATTTGTAGCTTGTTCAATGGTATTGGTATGAATGGAGATGCTAAATACAGGGGAGGCCCTTGAAGTTTAACCTACTCAGCTGCAAATTCTCACGCTCGCCTAAGCTACTCAGCCTATCTGGAGACTGGATTGCAAACCAGTTGTTAGAATATAAAACTATGAAGCCTTTAGACACAAAGAAGTGAATTCCTGTTCCTCAAAGATCTCAAATCTATAAACAGATGGTAACACATGGGGTGTCATTTACTTCTGCCATTTCCAGGACGTAATAAACACTTCCAAAGATGTGGGAAAGCTGACGGCTATGTGGGTCATTCCTGGTGTCCAAGACAAACCAGATCCCTTCCCCTTACTATCACTGGTTGTGACTTCATCTCAGAGCAATCTTAACATATCATCACTGAACATGAGCATTCCCATGTTTCCATTCATCACCACACAACATTATAACAGCATCATAAAAATGAAGCATAGCATATGTAATGGCAGAACAAACAAGACAAACAGAGgtctttctttggaaagaaagGATACTTACGGTACTGTCCAAAGCTATAATACCAGCGTTCATAGTCTGTGATATCAGGCCGTGCATCCCGGCCTAAAGGGAGAAAGCCAGCCATTTCAGATGCACTTGGTTAGTGTTGCTAATCATGAGAGGTGATTGACTGTCACACTGATTGACAGTGCACAGTCAATTACAAAGCTTTAAGAAGAGGTGACTCTTTTCATGTCATGCCCATATGGCTTTCATACACTGtactgtgtgcacacatgtgcatgtgtacagtcaGTGTATTTCGCATATGGCCAGGACATATTACAACATCTTGAACGGTGCTGTCATAGACTACAATCACAGCATGACAGAATAGAACACACATTCCACCAAAAAGCTGCAGATAGTCTTGTATATCAATGCCTTTGGACATGGTatatacagaaacacatacatatgcacaagcacgcacacacacacacacacttatacacacacacacacacacacacacttatacacactgaCAGAACCAAATATAGATGCACTCTCGGGTGTGTTGAACCATGTCTGTTCAGCAACAACCAACATGTGCCATCTACTGTGTTGGAGTCAGTGTTGGGCACAGTGTGTTAGCGTGGGGACTTACCTGTGGTCTCTGCTGTGTCCCCCTCAGTCCATGTGTATCCCATATCTGGAGAGTGATTAACATCTAAACATAGAGAGGGGCAGGCATGAATGTGGCCATTAaggcacagtggtgtcattAACTATTGAGAAACATTTAGAACAAGGggattcatttttatttatttttttgtttgatcTTCTTTAGATTTCGATTTTAGATTTCGTATTAATTGCATTTTACTTTAAATGAATGCCCTCACAAATCAATTTATACTTAGTTTTAGGAATAATTTTATGTGATGTCTCTGGTTAATGCTTTCTGCTGTTTGTTCCCATGCATTGCTGGAGGGGACAAGAAAGAGGCTTTTCCCCAGGGTTGGCAGTGGTACCTGTAGGTCGCCTAGCTCCGGGATACCACTCAGGTCGTGGGTAGCCGTAGGGAGGCCAATCCCTTCTAGCAAAAGCTGCAAGGGGGAGATTAGAAAGCTGCTTGTCAGGCATACGCCAGCACTGGCACAAGTTTACAACACTAAACATTCATTATCAGAGAACACTGCCGTTGCTCTACTTCAACAGCCAAAGGCTGAAACATCAGGCCACATCAAGCAGATGGCTGATTTCAGCTTGGTGTGAGATTGATGTTGTTTTACTGTTGTCTCCAGCTGCAACTAATGTGCGTTGTGCTGAAGGATATCACAGGGACTGGCGTGTGCATTCATGAGAGTATGTCTTATGCTTACAGGGCTTGTTCCCTGCACTTACCATCCTGTAATGGCTGGCTGCACCCTTAGAGAATTGCAGTGGTAGAGGCTAGCGGAACAAGCATGAAGACACCATGAATGAACCCCTGCCCAATCCACTCCTCTAATTCCTCCAACTTCCGGAGTATTAACCCCATCATATTGTAGAAGCACTGTGACTATCATATCAGTGGCAAGTCATGAGAGCCCAGCACGCCAAAACAACAGCGAGAGGAAAAGCCTTTCCATCCCTGACCAGCCCGCCTGCTCACACCcgcacccaccccaccccaccccctaccTCCCACTACCCTGCCCTCCACTCTCCCACAGTCCAGGAGAAGTGACTGATGAGGTCCTTAAAACAACACAGGCCCACGGGCCACTGGCTCCTACAGTGGCGGCCACTGATGCATGCCGGTGTTGACTGTGTGCATCCCGCTTAAATCAGGCTCGGCGCACCCCTGCCGCCAGCCAGCCAAGCGTGGTTGCACTAGGGGCTGTTGGTGGGGCGAGTCCGGGTCCTGACCTCTCTGCTGCCTCAGTCACCgccgctgtgtgtgtatgtgtgtgcaatgtatgtgtgtgtatgcgtgtgtatgcgtgtgtgtgtctgtgtgtgtttgtgtgtgtgtgtgtgtgtgtgtgtgtgtgtgtgtgtgtgtgtgtgtgtgtgtgtacaacttgACCCAGACCACAGAAGAGCTCCCTTGGCGCCTCCCAAAGCCCTGGCATCAGGGATAGGATAGCATGGCACAGGCTGCCTAgcgggcagacagacacacagacagaggaaaTGTTCCCTCTGCCAAGTCTGCTGTTTGAGACTTGAGCTGCTTAGAGTGGAACAGAACAAGCTTAGGGCTCAAGTATGTCTTCCTGACAAAGGAGTCCCCGGTATATTACAACAAGAACTCTACAAGTCTTCACAGAGTCCTTGGAGAGAAATTTCTTAAAATAAGATTATTTGAGTTAAGTTTTACAGGGACTACTGAAGAAAACCAGGGCACTACATACAAACATTTCTGTAGAAAGAATATGAGTTTCCAGCAAAGAGGGTCTTCTTTTCTAAAAAACAATAATACctttattctaaatgccatAATTTGCAGGACATATCAGTAGGGTGTAGATATGATTTTGCCTTTGCCATAGGAGGGGTGTTTGACAAAATGCTCCAGGTTATTTACAATCTCCCTCACATCTTAAATTTATTTTAAAGAATTTATAGTCTTTCTAAGAGACATCCTGCAGTTCAGAAGTATGTGAAGTCAGCTTGGGTACACCACAAAATTGTTGACTAGAGAGTATCCCTAGTTTTTTTTTGAGAAGGAGAACATAAAACATAGTTTGAGACTTGGTAGGATATTAAACATCCAATCCCTGCCACGCAAACAATTCTTAAAAATATACTGCCACTTGAGTAACCCTAAAATGCCTTTGAATTCTGCAGCTCTCAGTTGTAGCATATTGTATTCATTTAGTAAAACAGACCAAATCAGATGGATTCTATTACAGGTTATTACAAGAAGTTCCTGTGATCTCTTTGATGACAATTAAAATAAAAGGttagtcaataaacattctacAAGCAAATACCAGAAAGTCCATGACACTATCTATGCTCAGGTATCAATTCTGAAATTTCGGTTTAATCATACTTATAATAAACTTTTCTTCCTTTCCATTTCGAAATACAATATGCCAGAATGGCATTTGTGCACTCAGAATTATGTTTTGAAAGCAGGGCAGGAAATGACATCACTTTTTATTTTTCACTGTAGAATTTTAAGATTCCCCGGTTACTGGCCATGTTGAAATCGATCACATTTATGGGGATCTTTTGTAGGCACACTAACCATGAATGGGAGCAtactgttttaatgtgtgtgccGTTTGATGTTCCGCTCACGTGGTCATGCCCGGACCGTCCTGCACATACTTACTGGGGTTCGTCTGAACAGCTTGCTGGTTCCTCTCAGGCTGAGCCAGCTGCACCCTGTTGAAACCTGGTTACCAATGTAaaacaggcagagagaggggggaggggggtgaaggAGAGCAAGGGCAAGAGGGGGAGTCAGAGTGAAAGAGTAAagcagaagagaggggagagaagtagagaattaaacagggcagagggagagggggagagagagagagagagagagagattgaagggGTGGAGTGGACAGAGATGAATAGCTGGAGCACAGCTGTTTCATTTAAGGGTGCTAGGTGTCTGCTTTTCCAGTGTGATCTCTAGTGATCTCTGAAGCATGTTGACATGTCTTTATAAAAAAACACCTTTACATCAACAGTGCAGAAGACATAATGCATTAGTTAACTAATATTAGATATTGCACTTGTTAACATACTCTCTTTGATAGATAAACTTGGAACATTAATTCAAACTTGTAATTCACATTAACAAACCTGTCAATAAACTAAAAAAGTCTTATAGTTAATATTTTACTTAAGGTATGTTAACAACTGCATGAAATCAATATGTGTTAAGGGATTTGTTGCATTCTCAAGCATTAACTGCCAGCCCTTTCGATCTTTACAGGAAAGGCCTGGATGGTTTAAAGAGAGGAACCTCCTCCTGAGTCCTTATATACTGTATCCTCACTTACTGAAACCAGGGGCAAGTGCTGGGGAGAGTAGCGCTGACACAGGTCAAAGCATGATATACAAACCCACCACCTCCAGAGGTCCGCCACCCTGACTCAGCTGCCTGAAGGCTTTTACCCAGTTCAAACGGCACTCACACACTAAAAACAGTGAGATTTACGGTTCCTCTCAAAAGTGTCCAAGAAGGCAGCCTGCACCCTGGCAACAACCCAATCATGCAGTGATTCTGCCGATTTTGATTATACAGCTGTAGGTCGCAACTGAAATATCATGCTAATATGTGAGACCAGGTGAGTCCAGGCAGCCTGAACTTTCTGAAGTTGCGTCCATGTGAGCGTGGTGCATCGGAGAGGTGCTGACCTGTTCCAGCGGGGGATGCCGGTTGTCTCCTAACGGCTGACCCAACAGTTTCTGGTCTTCTCAGACCTACCACAGGGAAACATGTTCAGTGTTATGGTGTGTCTTAAAATCCAACTGGCTGTTATCATTTGGAATTTAACTTGaatcagagacggttgataaagttaGGCATCAACAGGTCACTGTAGGAGTCACATACCATGTTTAAAGCCTTATGACAGAGGATTTCTGATGTTATAACAATGTCATATCATAAGACATCTTGGTGCTATAGTCAACATGTATATTACATTTGTATCTACATAATCTATGTACATTATTTACTTAAGACTCTGGATTAACATGGTATCTGCATCTAGTTTTAAACAGTTGACACCTACCTGTTTTAATTTTCCATTTTCATTCATGGAGCAAACCATTTTATCAGTACAGAGTCAGTATTTACATTACTGAGTTCCTGAGGAATATCTACTGAATGTGAATAACAAGTGGTAAATGGGATTGATGAATGGGGTAATGAAGAGTTATGTGCTGCTATTATGAAGACATGGTCTGGGCtccacacatcctcacacaaaTGGCTCAAAAATAAACACTGGTGACGAGTGTGTACCATGCTTTTCAGCCACATATATTTATACATAGAGGCACTGTGTCTCCTtgggtgtgttatgtgtgtgtgtgtgtgtgtgtgtgtgtgtgtgtgtgtgtgtgtgtgtgtgtgtgtgtgtgtgtgtgtgtgtgtgtgtgtgaggaccatTCATAGGCTTTTCCACATGTTTGGCAGCAATAGGGGAAGTGCTGGACAGGTATCAAGTGCTTTGAAACAGGAGGATTTGAGGAACACAcaccaaaagaaagaaaaaaaaaccgaGTGGTGTTAGTTTTATACAGGAAGGTGGACGTTCCAAGTCCGCAGGCTGGCTTTAGGAGAAGGGGGGGGAAAGACAAGGCTGATCATGTCCAGGATATTAAACATTTTGTTGGTGCTCATCGAAACGAGACAGCTGTTCACATAGAGAGTAGAAGCACCATGCAGAGCAGAGAGGTTTGAACCCAGCTAGTAAAAAGGAACAAGACAAATAGACAGTGGATTTGTCTCAGAAACAGGCCTTGATGCCAGGAATGACAAGGATATTATTAGGATGGCGTGAGAGGGATTTACCTGTGTTTGGTCGAGGTGAAAACCTATTCGCAATGGCTGAGCTCCCTCTGAATGCTTTGAAGAGATTTTATTGTCACATTAGTTTGAATGCTTCAGTGATGAACGGCGGACT
Proteins encoded:
- the vit gene encoding vitrin isoform X4 → MLKAPLTAICIVILFTSGSLAKPNSQKNKKPKQVVPSIECDVRAGKISLPEFIAKCPAHCKETKQRVYGTGVFASISSICNAAIHSGVITNAGGKVIVRKMAGQASYKGSLAHGIRSLSLPNWRESFTVAVGKPKKGVIYPTSLDYSPSRPTTVKTGQKEAKALPASSALPATTVAEPITTAAVEPTTTAAATTTPPPTTPITTPAATNPPSTTSTTTTAAAKPRAAVHKVRDAGSVHPYYASLASGASARQSQSSHGRAQAFRGSSAIANRFSPRPNTGLRRPETVGSAVRRQPASPAGTGFNRVQLAQPERNQQAVQTNPNVNHSPDMGYTWTEGDTAETTGRDARPDITDYERWYYSFGQYPPRGPETDTARKLLPEMTHTRVEPLDAWKPEVNPFDPGFNVREQDSIPRAPEPVVSQGDPNCKVDIAFLMDGSWSIGKRRFKIQKDFLAEVSQALDVGVVGPMMGIIQYGDDPVTEFNLKAYSSSRELKPAVDKITQKGGLSNVGKALSYINKHYFSDANGNRGGAPNVAVVLVDGWPTDKVEEASRLARESGINIFFVTIEGPDENEKQNVVEPNFVDKAVCRTNGFYSLPVSSWFGLRKTVQPLVKRVCDTDRLMCSKTCLNANDIAFVIDGSSSVGTGNFRTVLQFVANVTREFEISDTDTRVGAVQYTYEQRLEFAFGQHNNKAELLNAIKRINYWSGGTSTGAAITFAAEQLFSKSKPNKRKIMIVITDGRSYDDVRAPALAVHRKGVIAYSIGIAWAAQDELEYIATDPDKEHSYFVDEFDNLYKFVPKIIQNICQEFNSQPRN
- the vit gene encoding vitrin isoform X2 — its product is MLKAPLTAICIVILFTSGSLAKPNSQKNKKPKQVVPSIECDVRAGKISLPEFIAKCPAHCKETKQRVYGTGVFASISSICNAAIHSGVITNAGGKVIVRKMAGQASYKGSLAHGIRSLSLPNWRESFTVAVGKPKKGVIYPTSLDYSPSRPTTVKTGQKEAKALPASSALPATTVAEPITTAAVEPTTTAAATTTPPPTTPITTPAATNPPSTTSTTTTAAAKPRAAVHKVRDAGSVHPYYASLASGASATFRGSSAIANRFSPRPNTGLRRPETVGSAVRRQPASPAGTGFNRVQLAQPERNQQAVQTNPTFARRDWPPYGYPRPEWYPGARRPTDVNHSPDMGYTWTEGDTAETTGRDARPDITDYERWYYSFGQYPPRGPETDTARKLLPEMTHTRVEPLDAWKPEVNPFDPGFNVREQDSIPRAPEPVVSQGDPNCKVDIAFLMDGSWSIGKRRFKIQKDFLAEVSQALDVGVVGPMMGIIQYGDDPVTEFNLKAYSSSRELKPAVDKITQKGGLSNVGKALSYINKHYFSDANGNRGGAPNVAVVLVDGWPTDKVEEASRLARESGINIFFVTIEGPDENEKQNVVEPNFVDKAVCRTNGFYSLPVSSWFGLRKTVQPLVKRVCDTDRLMCSKTCLNANDIAFVIDGSSSVGTGNFRTVLQFVANVTREFEISDTDTRVGAVQYTYEQRLEFAFGQHNNKAELLNAIKRINYWSGGTSTGAAITFAAEQLFSKSKPNKRKIMIVITDGRSYDDVRAPALAVHRKGVIAYSIGIAWAAQDELEYIATDPDKEHSYFVDEFDNLYKFVPKIIQNICQEFNSQPRN
- the vit gene encoding vitrin isoform X3, with the translated sequence MLKAPLTAICIVILFTSGSLAKPNSQKNKKPKQVVPSIECDVRAGKISLPEFIAKCPAHCKETKQRVYGTGVFASISSICNAAIHSGVITNAGGKVIVRKMAGQASYKGSLAHGIRSLSLPNWRESFTVAVGKPKKGVIYPTSLDYSPSRPTTVKTGQKEAKALPASSALPATTVAEPITTAAVEPTTTAAATTTPPPTTPITTPAATNPPSTTSTTTTAAAKPRAAVHKVRDAGSVHPYYASLASGASARQSQSSHGRAQAFRGSSAIANRFSPRPNTGLRRPETVGSAVRRQPASPAGTGFNRVQLAQPERNQQAVQTNPTFARRDWPPYGYPRPEWYPGARRPTDVNHSPDMGYTWTEGDTAETTGRDARPDITDYERWYYSFGQYPPRGPETDTARKLLPEMTHTRGFNVREQDSIPRAPEPVVSQGDPNCKVDIAFLMDGSWSIGKRRFKIQKDFLAEVSQALDVGVVGPMMGIIQYGDDPVTEFNLKAYSSSRELKPAVDKITQKGGLSNVGKALSYINKHYFSDANGNRGGAPNVAVVLVDGWPTDKVEEASRLARESGINIFFVTIEGPDENEKQNVVEPNFVDKAVCRTNGFYSLPVSSWFGLRKTVQPLVKRVCDTDRLMCSKTCLNANDIAFVIDGSSSVGTGNFRTVLQFVANVTREFEISDTDTRVGAVQYTYEQRLEFAFGQHNNKAELLNAIKRINYWSGGTSTGAAITFAAEQLFSKSKPNKRKIMIVITDGRSYDDVRAPALAVHRKGVIAYSIGIAWAAQDELEYIATDPDKEHSYFVDEFDNLYKFVPKIIQNICQEFNSQPRN